A single region of the Stigmatopora argus isolate UIUO_Sarg chromosome 6, RoL_Sarg_1.0, whole genome shotgun sequence genome encodes:
- the LOC144076071 gene encoding uncharacterized protein LOC144076071 gives MASVQPAVLLLVLICGALVPFVSADDEECHQYTDSTGQFHPYERCYVGFCCGNCFSKRCCSNSFLRFTEDRQEKCEYNTLLDSSPVLGSVIGGVIFVVVVIISCCVCPCCCLYKICRKPRPVIATTTHTTVVNNIPQHYPQQPVMTPGQPQPYQGGSYPAYQPVAVQTGYGGQPSLPQGYPPQPMPAMPHPVQPFTAGPPPTYLEATVPAYPPNPMPYSQAAFTPGQPSYPMQPPVQPQANAPAAQINYLAQPAYNPDFVSQPPKMG, from the exons ATGGCGTCGGTTCAGCCCGCTGTTCTCCTTTTGGTTTTAATATGTGGCGCCCTGGTTCCCTTTGTGTCag CTGATGATGAAGAGTGTCATCAATACACCGACTCAACTGGCCAATTTCATCCATATGAGCGATGTTACGTAGGTTTTTGCTGTGGTAACTGCTTCTCCAAACGATGCTGCAGTAATAGTTTTCTTCGTTTTACAGAGGATAGACAAGAAAAATG TGAATACAATACACTCCTAGATAGCTCCCCGGTGTTGGGGTCCGTGATTGGCGGCGTCATCTTCGTGGTGGTGGTGATCATCAGCTGCTGTGTGTGCCCCTGTTGTTGCCTGTACAAGATTTGCCGCAAGCCACGGC cgGTAATTGCAACCACCACTCACACCACCGTTGTGAACAACATTCCTCAGCATTACCCCCAGCAACCAGTGATGACACCGGGGCAACCACAGCCCTATCAAGGGGGTTCATATCCAGCCTACCAGCCTGTAGCAGTCCAAACTGGATATGGAGGCCAGCCTAGCCTTCCTCAGGGTTATCCACCTCAGCCTATGCCTGCTATGCCTCATCCAGTACAGCCTTTCACAGCTGGACCACCGCCAACATATCTGGAAGCTA CCGTCCCCGCTTACCCTCCCAACCCTATGCCTTACAGCCAGGCTGCATTCACCCCCGGACAGCCATCCTATCCCATGCAGCCTCCTGTCCAGCCACAGGCCAACGCACCAGCAGCACAAATAAACTACTTGGCTCAGCCGGCGTATAACCCTGATTTTGTCTCCCAGCCACCCAAGATGGGATAA